The genomic region ccatccatccatccatccatccatccatccatccatccatccatccatcctttccaCTAACCAACCActtacctgttttgtttttaatattttcattcacatatcaatcaatcaatacatccatccatccatccatccgtccatccatccatccagccatccatccatccatccatccatccatccatcctttccaCTAACCAACCActtacctgttttgtttttaatattttcattcacatatcaatcaatcaatcaatcaatcaatcaatacatccatccatccatccatccgtccatcatccatccatccattgtttgAGACCTCTGACcgtcatctatccatccatccatccatccatcccactaACCAACCACTTGCCTGTTTTGCTTCTTCcattcacaaatcaatcaatgaatgaatcaatgaatgaatcaatgaatgaatcaatgaatccatccatccatccatccatccatcctttccaCTAACCAACCActtacctgttttgtttttaatattttcattcacatatcaatcaatcaatcaatcaatcaatacatccatccatccgtccatcatccatccatccattgttttGAGACCTCTGACcctcatctatccatccatccgtccgtccgtccttccatccatccatccatccatccatccatccatccatccatccatccattcacccaTCCCACTAACCAACCACTTGCCTCTTTTGCTTCTTCcattcacaaatcaatcaatgaatgaatcaatgaatgaatcaatgaatgaatcaatgaatgaatcaatgaatccatccatccatccatccatccatccatccatccatccttccatcatcAATCGAGGCATATATTATGCATCCATCAATATACCATACTTAAGATGTGCCTGAAATGTAAAATGTACACCAAGGTGACTTTTGTTATCTTGTATTGAATAACATTGGAAAAACAATAAATCCAGTTCTTGCTCTTGCGTACAGATGATGGGAAACAGCCAGCGCACTGTGGCCAAATCCTACACAGTGCTGTCACCATGTAAGGTCCAAAATGTCTTGTTAATCATAATTATCAGTGCTATTCATAATTATCATTCCCGCCGGGCTGTCGTCAACTGGAAATGAAACCACTGTGAGTCTATTCAAGTCAAGTCGGTGATGTCCAAACCGCATGTGAGCGTGCCAATCGCAGTTAGCAAACAATTCGGTGCGGGCGCTAATCTGTCCCCTTCGCCTATCGCGCCGCCGCAGGCAGCACCGCGCAACAAAGGCCCAATCAAGTCGCTCCTATTCTGGGCTGAGCCGGGTTTCCTTTCGTGGCCACTTATCATGTTTGTTCTGACATTCCTGACGCGGAGCACCTGGCAAAACACGCACAAAATGGAAGAGCGAGGCTCGCCATCCAAAAAATACACTCAAGCGCAAACTTTTCAAGAAGGTTATCAAAATGTTTGAGACAGGCTTGCAGTTAACCTTCATTATTACTTTTGTATGACAATGATGTGAAAGAAAATATTGATCTTGGGTACGAACATTGTCAAAACATTCACATGCATCTCCAAAAGAGACTATAACAATGTTGTAGTGTGCATTCAAAGCCAGGAGTTTGGAACAACCTTTGCCAAAATAGGCTGAATTTTATCTTACAGATTACCCTTTAAAGGAAAATCTTGACGATTGGTTACATGAAACTGGATTTGTTTATTCGCAAGAGTCTATTTTCTATATGAAGCTGCTCTGGTTCCAGTACAACTGCATGTTgatatttttgtccaatcagaattCAGCTTCTATCTGTTGCCATGTTGATTTAATTTGCCCAGAGTCTACAGAATGAGTCGTACTGGTTAATAGTGTGTATTTGTTAGCTCATCAATGGCGTTCtaaattgtttgttagcattaagctaaacaaCATTGTAAAAGTCCCTATAGAGTGAATTCAGTGATCTGTTTCTAAATACAGTACAATTAATGTTTGAAGGTAATTGCTGAAAACAATGAATTGTTGAGATATGGTGTTAAACTCTTTTTAACCATTGCAGTTGTTCCGTGTTTTTGCGACATTCCTAAAACTTAGCTCATCTTCTTACTTGGGCTTTCTGGCTTGAGTCGGCCATACCTAATTGTAGAAGTAGTGAGTGCAATTTATTTTATCAGTGGCTGAGtatgagagtgtgcagtggatcaaaaaaacgTTTGAAGACGTCcgcataacattaaatgtcgaaagaattaacacgataacaggtgctcttcaaatttggcgggcaaaaaatgttgacgaaAAAGCCTTTTTGTGTAAGcgattaactctttcactgccacacgttatcaaaaaaaatagtaataatttgacaaaggcattttgatcattcacatcatccatgaaaaagtcatgtttcattgtaatttcatacgccGGCATCCCCATTGTAAAGAGatgaaatgctgccatctgctggccatagttagtgtttttgattccacaatctattgaccaggcagtgctccaTTTAGATGTTGTACTGcccaatgattaaaaaaaaaaacatagttgacgttatttaacgtttatggcggcatacgtcgtgattttaagaatcgttattaaacgtttttggcagtcaaagagttaatcatgattaatcaagtttttctaagatgtgattaatctgatgaaaaaatgtaatcgtttgacagctctacttgcAAGTCAAATGTTGGGGGGGGGCAACGACCGCTGTATTATGGTGCTGTGTAGATCACCTCAAAAGTGCAAACAATAATAAACTTAATATTATGTTCATGCGTATACCTTTTGATACAGTTCAGTAATGGATCATTGATGTTCCTAATGATTCAAATCAAATAGGTCAGTAAGCGATTATGTGAACACTTCTGTAGACACAAGACACACAATCGGATAAGATAAGAAAGACTGTTCTCATTATCAGTGCCACCATTTGCCACTTCTGCCGTGCTTCATTGTcttaatttgattttaattgaagacactttttattttattttatttttttactgctcaTCAAACACGACACCGCTGTCGCGAGTACACCGTGATCACTGACCCGCACATCAACCCTGCTGTGACGAGCACATGATCCAATGTTCCCATCAGTGTCTGTTTGTTCACACTTTTTAAGAGGTGGCTCCTCATATCCTGAATGAATCCCTCCTCAAAATGTCGTAAAAGATGGCAAATATTGACCCTGGGCTCACATCTTGAtcaaattttgattttttttttttcttattgctCATCTTCAACACTGACGTCTGGTCTAAATATTGCATAAGCAGCTTGCCATACCTACTAAATTGATTGTACAGTATACAGGGAAAGCAAACAAGCATTGAGTATTTTACAATTGCGTTATAATAGCAATTTAGATGTACACGTTGACGAACAAACGTATGAATCACAACTCACAATAGTTTCTTGAAGTATCACACCAACAATGCTAATTTTACTAATTTATAGCGATATTGAAACAAATATACCTGAAATGATAAAGATATCAGTGTAACTTGTTAAATATAATGTTGTAATCTACAGGTagcaccattaaaaaaaacattaaccttaaccattagaaaaaaaataagaaattaacATTTTAGTATAAAAGCACACTAatgtttacagtacagtataatgTGTAAAAGTATAGCTTCACACTGTActagaaagaaaacaaatatgaaACATTTTATAAAGTACAGATGTGTGAACTCAGAAAAACTTGGTGTATTATGCAGTGGCGTCATTGAAGTTAAGGTTTTCAACAAAGGACCATTCTGACCGTATAGCTTCTGTATACTCTCCTCCTTGTATGCCACGTAGACATTTTGATGGCTAACTCTTTTGAAACCACAAGCCAACGCAGTCTGTTCAACTTTTGttccatttattttaaaaagcaatttgttaaaaacaaaaaaaaagttgcaatattCCAATGTCTTAAGAGCATAAATGTTCACTGAGCAGCGAATGTTTGTGAGTGTTTGCAAAAGTAGCGAATGGTGATTTGTCGTCAGGGTTTGTCTGGCTTTGTTCAAGGTCTCAACCAGGCTTCTTCACtcctggtcctcgagggtcagagtcctgcaggttttagatgcttccgtcctccaacacagctgattcatataatcagctcatgtTGAACATATTCCGACTTTCCTTGTGACACGTAAAAACTGTCAGTGGCCATTACGACTGCTGGAGAAAGTCTGACAAATGTCCGCTACACTCTCAAGCACTCGCAATCTTTTTCCACTCTGTCAGAGACGGACTTTAGGCAATTTATAAATTTGATACAGATTTTAACAAGAAACATGAAGTCTATACGCACGTGATTTGCATTGGTGGGCCACATGAAATGATATGGTGGACCAGATCTGGACCCTGGGCctcgagtttgacacctgtggttTATACGGTCTCTggttttgcccgctaaattaaAGAAAGTCATGCAACTAATGGGGAAAGCTTTGCAGCAAGCAAAATGACCCAAAACTAACTGCCATAACAGGGAGTTCATCAGAAAACGAGGTCTTGGTGTGTGCAGTCCTTTCACTTCCACTCCCCTCGGCTCAGTTGCTGGGAAACGTACTGGCAAAAACAGACCCCTCCCTCCAAGTGACCGGGGCCGGGGCACGGCTGAGGAAAGGGGAAGTGCTTTTTCGCAAGGCAGCAGGCATAACCTGATGAGAACCGGACCACAGCTACTTTAAACATCTCCTCCACGTTAGCCAGGTGCTCAAATGTCACCGCAAACTCCCCTTTGCAAGCGTCCAGGGAAACGTACGCCAGATAGAGTTTTGAATTGGACTGACACCCCATCAGGAGTTTCTCCTCGCTGAGGATTGCGTTGGCCTGACCCGCAGCTTTTTGCATCTCCCTCACAACGTGCTTCTCGTCATCGTTCTTCCAAAGAGAAAGGTGAACAAGTAAGCCGATTGGAACGGAGGCGAAACATATGATGATTGTGGCCCAAACTCCTTTGGTAGTATTTAAAGGCAAAATATTATGCAATATCGCAGATTTGTACAAGACATTTCCAACtaataacaaaaacatcatCACGCCACTAATGTAGGCAATAACCCTCATCCAGAGTGGCCTCATCCAAACTTTATTACGAGACACACTGTTGATGATGGCAATGGCCTCCCTGTACTTCTCTTGGTCCTCAACGATCAGGCGCAGTTGATCCGGTACGTCCATGTCACTGAACTGCCCCGCGTCCCACTTGTAAAGACTTTCCACGTTAACGGCAGTTAAGGGCTGCAGGGCCTTCCCGTTGTAGATGGACGGAGGCTGGTAAGGAACCATCGTGGAACCTTGGAGCTGCCAGTTGGGGGTGAAGAGCACCTTCAGCAACTTGGCCATAAACTCTGTGTCGTGAGCCTCCAGGTAGGTGAGGTGGCACAGGTGGAGAGGGACGCAGACCGCCGGCTCCAGAAGCACGGGGACGATGGGCTTCCTCTCCAGGCAGTCTCTGAACAGAGACATGTTGGCCTCCAGGAGACACCAACGGCTCCTTACGAACTCCGAGCTGAGGACCAGCAGGACTTTCTGGCTCTCCTGGATGCACTCGGACATGTTCTCCAGCACGGTGCGCCCCGGCGTGAAGTCGCGCTCGTGGTAGCAGACGCACAAGCCGCGAGCTTCTAGCCGCTCTATGAGCAAGTGCGTCCACTGGCTGTCGGTGCTGCTGTAGCTGATGAAGACGTGGAAAGTCTCGTCTTGTCTCAGAGGGGGAGGAATGTCTGCGGAAAGAGCCGCGGTGTTGCCTGCACCAGATCTTTTCTCATCCATCCTCTGGAGAGAGATGACAGAGTATCAAGCACAGTGTAATAGGTTCAACTTTCATGACGGTTTCTGTGTTCAGACACTTTGGTACCTTGATTTCCGAGTACGACAACTCACACGTTTTTCAACTTACCAGCCATTCGGTGTCAGGGAAAGAAGGCGTAAGCAATGATGTGTCAATCATTGGTTGTGCACTCTCAGGCACACTCCAGTCACGGAGCTTCGCACTGATTTGTGAGCTTCAGCTTCAGCATCTTTGAAGACGATGTAGCAGTATTTCAAGAAATTCTAgctaatatttaattaaaaaaaaagaagatggaatgttttttattattattattattattactgttgaGCGTAGGGGCTCTCCGAATACACAGAGAAGGTTGCGGTGCTCAAGAAATTAGACGTCATTAATAGTCAAAGAGacgagggagatgagattgagGACCGGATCACCAATCTTGTTAACATTATAAAGAAACGTTAATGTTCTAAACTGTTATTAATacagattgaggaaattagatttttttgtatttgttttgaatACTCAAGCTCCTTTTCTGTGGGATACTTGATGTGGCTCAGACACGACCAAATGCTATCAACAGCGGCCCCACATACTTGAAGTTGAGTTCGAAACCCTTGTACTGAAAAgaaccgtctttttttttaacttcgtcAGCATTAAAACAAGCCTGAAAATAAATCCATCTACAACAGTGTGCATTCCTACCTGCTCATGGGCGATGGAACCACACACAATAACCACACAATGCAGAGGAACAAGAAGTGAAAGTAAACGCGGGAAGTGGAAAACAGATCAtcacttctctctctctttttttttttaactttactctTTTTTGTTAAAGAGACAGCACACTCTTTTGCTTTCTGAGGCCTTCCTCTGATTCAAACTTTCCTGGATTATTTTCTGGTAAATTACAGCAAGAACAATGCCGAGTGAATGACGTGTGAAATTGGCTTTGGCACATCTGCCACACATTAGAAGTTCTGGGTTTGCATGTTTTCTCTTGTGGTTCTCTTGTGGTACTTTGACTTCCggccacatacaaaaaaatgtatggcgtgTTCATTGGAGACACAAATCTTTCTATAGGTGTTCACAGGATCTcctcaacacattccaaagacatgcatggcaggttatttgggtgttccgaattgtccccaggtgtgcttttgagtgcggatggttgttcgtcgatgtgtgccctgcgattggctggtgaccagttcagagtgtaccccggctactgcccaaagccggctgagataggctccagcacccccctgcaacccttgtgaggaacaagcggttcagaaaatggatggatgttgacaGGGTTGTTAATGATTGTcgatgtgtgccctgcgattggctggctactAGTTCTGGGCAGAAGTGCCAAATCCAGGTCAACAAAGTAAAAGCCCTGCCACAGTCTGGCTTTAGCCTGAGATCCTCGAACCTAAACGAGCTCCCCGGGAGCCGGTTGACTAAAAGAATCTGTGGCTAACGCCAAACGCTGGCagcgtttttactttctggatctAGATTTGCAACTTCCGGTCCAGGCTGTTttactttttatgttttgtttataaGGCTGCATGTCAGGGGTGAGGCGTACCCGAGAATGACGTAACgccgtttaactcattcactcccaaccattttcacttaagtgttttcctggattttgactgatttttcaaggcccgtgaaatattatgttctattgctataaaaatatggaacataccaaaagagagattagagtctcttcaattatcagggggaaaaaaaaaaagtatattcctatccgtttccgctgtgcagcaattagcaatagaacatagctaagtttcatcgtttttcacaattctgcttagaactgtgggagttttaagatggcctggttgatctcttatactctgctgccactcaaccattttctgcagtcgagagactgcataaaagccttctctatgctctggcataaaaaacaaaaaaaacaaaaaaaaaacgtataaacacgtctttgggacacttaaaacatttaaaatatgacgtatttatacgtttttgggagctaatgagttaactgtCGCTGATGACTCGGACGGACTTGGCCGGCCTGAAATACTGATGGGAGCTCATTAACAATGCCCAGCTCTGGTAGTTATGGCTTTCAACAGAAGACCATATCCGTTCTGATCGTATTCAATAAATGTATACTTCGCCTCTCGTTCTCCATATACACAAAACTTTGATGGCAAACTTGTTTCGAAATCAAAAGTCAACGAAAATAGTTTGTTCAGCTTTATGCAATTTATTGTAAAACAGTAtttggtaatttaaaaaaaaccttgcaATATATCATTGCTAGACAATTTTCAGTTTTGCTACAGATTTTAACAAGAAACATGAAGTCTACACATGTGATTTTTGACATATGATGTAGCGGGACAGATCTGTCCCCCGTGCCTTGACTTTCACACCTGAGATTAAACAGtctatgatattttttttttcaaagacaaAGCTTTAAACAAAGCAATGAAACTGATGGGGAAATCATGCAGAAAGCGAAATGACCCAAAACTTACTACCATAAAAACTCGAGGATTTCATAAGGGGAAAGTTTTGTTCACAATGTTAAAAGAACTAAAGAAAAGATACAAGTGTAACTTTACTGGTCAAGAGTGTGGATAAGATACAAGGTAACAAATGTATGGCCGACACTGGTGTAAACGTGGTCTTCATGTGTGCAGTCCTTTCAGTTCCACTTCCCTTGGCTCAGTTGCTGGGAAACGTACTGGCAAAAACAGACCCCTCCCTCCAAGTGACCCGGGCCGGGGCACGGCTGAGGAAAGGGGAAGTGCCTTTTCGCAAGGCAGCAGGCATAACCTGATGAGAACCGGACCAGAGCTACTTTAAACATCTCCTCCACGTTAGCCAGGTGCTCAAATGTCACCGCAAACTCCCGTTTGCAAGCATCCAGGGAAACGTACGCCAGATAGAGTTTTGAATTGGTCAGACAACCCATCAGGAGTTTCTCCTCGCTGAGGATTGCGTTGGCCTGACCCGCAGCTTTTTGCATCTCCCTCACAACGTGCTTCTCGTCATCGTTCTTCCAACAAGAAAGGTGAACGAGTAAGCCGATTAGAACGGAGAGGAAACATATGCCGAATGGCGACCTCTCTAATATGGGAACATAGGTGGGTGTCGCAGGCAAAATACTAGGCATTATGTACATTGACCAGTATATAAACACtccaaataataacaaaaacatcatCACGCCACTAATGTAGGCAATAACCCTCATCCAGAGTGGCCTCATCCAAACTTGATTACGAGACACACTGTTGATGATGGCAATGGCCTCCCTGTACTTCTCTTGGTCCTCAACGATCAGGCGCAGTTGATCCGGTACGTCCATGTCACTGAACTGCCCCGCGTCCCACTTGTAAAGACTTTCCACGTTAACGGCAGTTAAGGGCTGCAGGGCCTTCCCGTTGTAGATGGACGGAGGCTGGTAGGGAACCATCGTGGAACCTTGGAGCTGCCGGTTGGGGGTGAAGAGCACCTTCAGCAACTTGGCCATAAACTCTGTGTCGTGAGCCTCCAGGTAGGTGAGGTGGCACAGGTGGAGAGGGACGCAGACCGCCGGCTCCAGAAGCACGGGGACGATGGGCTTCCTCTCCAGGCAGTCTCTGAACAGAGACATGTTGGCCTCCAGGAGACACCAACGGCTCCTTACGAACTCCGAGCTGAGGACCAGCAGGACTTTCTGGCTCTCCTGGATGCACTCGGACATGTTCTCCAGCACGGTGCGCCCCGGCGTGAAGTCGCGCTCGTGGTAGCAGACGCACAAGCCGCGAGCTTCTAGCCGCTCTATGAGCAAGTGCGTCCACTGGCTGTCGGTGCTGCTGTAGCTGATGAAGACGTGGAAAGTCTCGTCTTGTCTCAGAGGGGGAGGAATGTCTGCGGAAAGAGCCGCGGTGTTGCCTGCACCAGATCTTTTCTCATCCATCCTCTGGAGAGAGATGACAGAGTATCAAGCACAGTGTAATAGGTTCAACTTTCATGACGGTTTCTGTGTTCAGACACTTTGGTACCTTGATTTCCGAGTACGACAACTCACACGTTTTTCAACTTACCAGCCATTCGGTGTCAGGGAAAGAAGGCGTAAGCAATGATGTGTCAATCATTGGTTGTGCACTCTCAGGCACACTCCAGTCACGGAGCTTCGCACTGATTTGTGAGCTTCAGCTTCAGCATCTTTGAAGACGATGTAGCAGTATTTCAAGAAATTCTAgctaatatttaattaaaaaaaaagaagatggaatgttttttattattattattattattattactgttgaGCGTAGGGGCTCTCCGAATACACAGAGAAGGTTGCGGTGCTCAAGAAATTAGACGTCATTAATAGTCAAAGAGacgagggagatgagattgagGACCGGATCACCAATCTTGTTAACATTATAAAGAAACGTTAATGTTCTAAACT from Festucalex cinctus isolate MCC-2025b chromosome 3, RoL_Fcin_1.0, whole genome shotgun sequence harbors:
- the LOC144016388 gene encoding uncharacterized protein LOC144016388, with protein sequence MDEKRSGAGNTAALSADIPPPLRQDETFHVFISYSSTDSQWTHLLIERLEARGLCVCYHERDFTPGRTVLENMSECIQESQKVLLVLSSEFVRSRWCLLEANMSLFRDCLERKPIVPVLLEPAVCVPLHLCHLTYLEAHDTEFMAKLLKVLFTPNWQLQGSTMVPYQPPSIYNGKALQPLTAVNVESLYKWDAGQFSDMDVPDQLRLIVEDQEKYREAIAIINSVSRNKVWMRPLWMRVIAYISGVMMFLLLVGNVLYKSAILHNILPLNTTKGVWATIIICFASVPIGLLVHLSLWKNDDEKHVVREMQKAAGQANAILSEEKLLMGCQSNSKLYLAYVSLDACKGEFAVTFEHLANVEEMFKVAVVRFSSGYACCLAKKHFPFPQPCPGPGHLEGGVCFCQYVSQQLSRGEWK
- the LOC144016387 gene encoding uncharacterized protein LOC144016387; the encoded protein is MDEKRSGAGNTAALSADIPPPLRQDETFHVFISYSSTDSQWTHLLIERLEARGLCVCYHERDFTPGRTVLENMSECIQESQKVLLVLSSEFVRSRWCLLEANMSLFRDCLERKPIVPVLLEPAVCVPLHLCHLTYLEAHDTEFMAKLLKVLFTPNRQLQGSTMVPYQPPSIYNGKALQPLTAVNVESLYKWDAGQFSDMDVPDQLRLIVEDQEKYREAIAIINSVSRNQVWMRPLWMRVIAYISGVMMFLLLFGVFIYWSMYIMPSILPATPTYVPILERSPFGICFLSVLIGLLVHLSCWKNDDEKHVVREMQKAAGQANAILSEEKLLMGCLTNSKLYLAYVSLDACKREFAVTFEHLANVEEMFKVALVRFSSGYACCLAKRHFPFPQPCPGPGHLEGGVCFCQYVSQQLSQGKWN